A single Gemmatimonadota bacterium DNA region contains:
- a CDS encoding UDP-N-acetylmuramate--L-alanine ligase, with protein MTDRTEGTGRIEGTGRHGPEMTCRHAHFIGIGGIGMSALAELMLGYGYTVSGSDLRGTPLTDRLHGLGASVFQGHDPANAEGADLIVYSSAIPGDNPELAAARRLGRRTVTRAELLGMLTRGTQGIAVAGTHGKTSTSAMIVKVLAAAGLDPTAVIGGVMTENGSNVRRGNGSWMVVEADEYDRSFHALTPAAAVITSVDADHMEYYGSQEAIDEAFTVFAHLVPEDQPLIVCADDPGIGRIQSGLRRRLVTYGLSPKACIRAEQVESKGWSVSAEVYVRDVPAGRLVLPQPGECNLSNALAAIAVADDLELPVERTMAALAEYRGLKRRFEVLGRIRGVTVVDDYAHHPVEIEAALRAVSNAGARRMFVVFQPHLYSRTRNLRREFGRVLGRFPAYRKIVTDVFPARETPRDGVTGEMIVQDSSAFGGNVAYIPDKDRVAAALADELEHGDLVLTLGAGDVGEVGSQVCELLRKSGVRSHGNI; from the coding sequence ATGACTGATCGGACCGAAGGTACCGGCCGGATCGAAGGGACCGGCCGGCATGGACCAGAGATGACTTGCCGCCACGCGCATTTCATCGGGATAGGCGGAATCGGCATGAGCGCACTGGCTGAACTGATGCTCGGATATGGATACACAGTCAGCGGATCGGACCTTCGGGGAACGCCGTTGACCGACCGGCTACACGGTCTCGGAGCGTCCGTCTTCCAGGGCCACGACCCGGCCAACGCGGAGGGCGCGGACCTGATCGTGTACTCCTCCGCCATCCCCGGGGACAATCCCGAACTCGCGGCGGCCCGCCGGCTGGGCCGTCGTACCGTCACCCGCGCCGAACTGCTCGGCATGCTGACGCGCGGGACGCAGGGCATCGCCGTGGCGGGTACCCACGGAAAGACCTCCACGTCGGCCATGATCGTCAAGGTACTGGCCGCCGCGGGTCTGGACCCGACGGCCGTCATCGGCGGGGTCATGACGGAAAACGGATCCAACGTTCGACGGGGGAACGGTTCCTGGATGGTCGTGGAAGCCGATGAATACGATCGTTCGTTCCATGCGCTGACGCCTGCGGCGGCCGTGATCACTTCGGTGGACGCCGACCACATGGAATACTACGGTTCGCAGGAAGCCATCGATGAAGCATTCACCGTCTTCGCCCATCTCGTGCCCGAGGACCAGCCCCTGATCGTGTGCGCGGATGACCCGGGCATCGGCAGGATCCAGTCCGGCCTGCGCCGCCGCCTGGTGACCTACGGGCTTTCGCCGAAAGCCTGCATCCGGGCGGAACAGGTGGAATCGAAGGGCTGGAGCGTTTCCGCCGAGGTGTACGTGCGGGACGTTCCGGCCGGCCGGCTGGTGTTACCGCAGCCAGGCGAGTGCAACCTGTCCAACGCCCTGGCCGCCATCGCCGTGGCCGACGATCTCGAACTGCCCGTCGAGCGGACCATGGCGGCCCTTGCGGAATACCGGGGGTTGAAAAGGCGATTCGAAGTGCTGGGCAGGATCCGCGGCGTTACGGTGGTGGACGACTACGCCCACCATCCCGTCGAAATCGAGGCCGCGCTGCGCGCCGTGTCGAACGCGGGCGCCCGGCGCATGTTCGTGGTGTTCCAGCCGCACCTTTACAGCCGGACGCGGAATCTGCGCCGCGAATTCGGACGCGTCCTCGGGCGGTTTCCCGCATACCGGAAGATCGTTACGGACGTATTCCCGGCCAGGGAAACGCCCCGGGACGGGGTGACGGGTGAGATGATCGTCCAGGACTCGAGCGCATTCGGCGGAAACGTCGCGTATATCCCCGACAAGGACCGGGTAGCGGCCGCGCTGGCGGACGAACTCGAGCATGGAGACCTGGTGCTGACCCTCGGCGCGGGGGACGTCGGCGAGGTGGGAAGCCAGGTTTGCGAACTGCTGCGGAAAAGCGGAGTCCGGTCTCATGGGAATATCTGA
- the ftsW gene encoding putative lipid II flippase FtsW yields the protein MLHQRIDLPLLVSSLLLLCVGSVMVYSASSAVAAEMFSGDSGFFLKRYLVRLILGIVILILFASLNYQKLQKWSPILIVIGMGFLALVFVPGIGMTIRGATRTVNLFSMTIQPAEGVKIALVIFLAYWLARRQHVMERFFTGFLPVLAVIATTCLMIGLQPDYGTAIVLAATAFAVLYVGRARLLHLAGAVGIMIPALVYKLYSSAHSRGRLMTYFERFFGNSADQAHNLQGADYQLQQALIGLGTGGMFGNGLGQSRQKFLFLPDPHTDFVFAVIGEELGFLGSVAVLGLFVVFAWRGVRIARMAPDAFGFFLASGLTLLITLHVLVNIGVVTGLLPTTGLPLPFLSYGGSWLLFCMMSIGILLNISRMTYRRQRLQYD from the coding sequence GTGTTGCATCAACGTATAGATCTTCCACTGCTGGTCTCGTCGCTGCTCCTGCTCTGCGTGGGGTCGGTCATGGTTTACAGCGCGAGTTCAGCCGTTGCCGCGGAGATGTTCTCCGGGGACAGCGGGTTCTTCCTGAAACGTTACCTGGTGCGGTTGATCCTCGGAATCGTCATCCTGATCCTTTTCGCCAGCCTGAATTACCAGAAACTGCAGAAGTGGTCCCCGATCCTGATCGTCATCGGCATGGGGTTTCTGGCCCTCGTGTTCGTTCCCGGCATCGGGATGACCATCCGTGGAGCGACGCGCACAGTGAACCTGTTCTCCATGACGATTCAGCCCGCGGAGGGGGTCAAGATCGCCCTGGTGATCTTCCTGGCCTACTGGCTGGCCAGGCGCCAGCACGTCATGGAACGGTTTTTCACCGGCTTTCTGCCCGTGCTGGCGGTGATCGCGACCACCTGCCTGATGATCGGCCTGCAGCCGGACTACGGCACCGCGATCGTACTGGCCGCGACCGCGTTCGCGGTGCTTTACGTCGGCCGGGCCCGGTTGCTGCATCTGGCAGGCGCCGTGGGGATCATGATCCCGGCCCTCGTCTACAAACTGTACTCGTCCGCGCACAGCCGGGGCCGGCTCATGACCTACTTCGAACGGTTTTTCGGCAATTCCGCCGATCAGGCCCACAATTTACAGGGGGCGGACTATCAGTTGCAACAGGCACTGATCGGCCTGGGCACGGGAGGCATGTTCGGGAACGGACTGGGGCAGAGCCGGCAGAAGTTCCTTTTTCTACCCGATCCCCATACGGATTTCGTGTTCGCGGTGATCGGTGAGGAGCTCGGGTTCCTGGGGTCGGTGGCGGTACTGGGCCTCTTTGTCGTCTTCGCCTGGCGAGGGGTCCGCATCGCTCGCATGGCGCCGGACGCCTTCGGGTTTTTCCTGGCATCGGGGCTGACCCTGCTCATCACGCTGCACGTGCTGGTGAACATCGGGGTGGTGACGGGCTTGCTGCCCACCACGGGCCTGCCGCTGCCCTTTTTGAGCTACGGAGGGTCCTGGCTGCTCTTCTGCATGATGAGTATCGGGATCCTGCTGAACATATCCAGAATGACCTATCGCCGTCAGAGACTGCAGTATGACTGA
- a CDS encoding UDP-N-acetylmuramoyl-tripeptide--D-alanyl-D-alanine ligase encodes MDNHNGTDEPTLAEIAGIMGGSLHVPSQAHRSSRITGVCSDTRRIEEGNLFVAIAGERFDGHDFVPEAMRAGACASLVTDDWHARRPDRADQADQADQEAPDAARIVVPEVLPALQAFAGWHRRRFDLPVVAVTGSSGKTTTKNMIASVLGERYRVFKTPGNLNSQLGVSEALFSLRGDHGAAVLELGMNHAGELDRLSRMTRPSIGVITNVGPAHIEFFESIEGIARAKGEILDHLPKGGSAVLNADDPLVMKQSGRSLARVVTFGRSAGADVRLVRARTELSGSAFTLSDGASFRINLMGAHQVMNAAAAVAVGRLSGIDDQGIARALRSVEPTPMRMEYRKAGAVHLINDAYNANPSSMKAALDALATAGGRKLVVLGDMLELGDLGRAAHRDIGKRAAEVAERIITVGELAREIAAAAVDEGLPASRVVSCGCNDEAAAAVLAEVEDGDVVLVKGSRGMRMESVVEYLEKSLGQGEME; translated from the coding sequence ATGGATAATCACAACGGAACGGATGAGCCCACCCTGGCGGAAATCGCCGGAATCATGGGTGGCAGTCTGCACGTTCCGTCCCAGGCGCATCGTAGCAGCCGGATCACGGGCGTCTGTTCGGATACCCGGCGAATCGAGGAGGGCAACCTTTTCGTCGCGATTGCCGGCGAGAGATTCGACGGTCACGACTTCGTACCCGAGGCCATGCGCGCGGGTGCGTGCGCCTCCCTCGTCACGGACGACTGGCACGCACGCCGGCCGGACCGGGCGGACCAGGCGGACCAGGCGGACCAGGAAGCCCCGGACGCCGCGCGGATCGTCGTGCCCGAAGTACTTCCGGCGCTGCAGGCGTTCGCGGGCTGGCACCGGAGGCGTTTCGACCTGCCCGTGGTCGCGGTTACGGGCTCCAGCGGAAAGACCACAACGAAGAACATGATCGCCTCCGTGCTGGGCGAACGCTACCGGGTCTTCAAGACCCCCGGGAACCTGAACAGCCAGTTGGGCGTCTCCGAAGCCCTGTTTTCCCTGCGGGGAGACCACGGTGCCGCGGTACTCGAACTGGGCATGAACCATGCGGGCGAACTGGACCGGCTGTCCCGGATGACCCGTCCGTCCATCGGCGTGATTACCAACGTGGGGCCCGCGCATATCGAGTTCTTCGAGTCCATCGAAGGCATCGCCCGGGCCAAGGGCGAGATCCTCGACCACCTGCCGAAAGGCGGCAGCGCGGTGTTGAACGCCGACGACCCCCTCGTCATGAAGCAGTCCGGGCGCAGCCTGGCGCGGGTGGTCACCTTCGGCCGCAGCGCGGGGGCCGACGTCAGGCTGGTGCGCGCCAGGACCGAACTGTCCGGATCGGCCTTTACGTTGTCGGACGGGGCTTCCTTTCGAATAAACCTGATGGGAGCGCACCAGGTCATGAACGCCGCGGCCGCCGTGGCGGTGGGCAGGCTCTCGGGAATCGACGACCAGGGCATCGCCCGTGCGCTGCGTAGCGTCGAGCCCACACCCATGCGCATGGAGTACAGGAAGGCGGGTGCCGTTCACCTGATAAACGACGCGTACAACGCCAATCCGTCGTCCATGAAGGCGGCCCTGGACGCGCTGGCAACGGCCGGAGGACGTAAACTGGTCGTCCTCGGAGACATGCTGGAACTGGGCGACCTGGGCAGGGCGGCGCACCGGGATATCGGTAAGCGCGCCGCGGAGGTGGCGGAGCGGATCATCACGGTGGGAGAACTGGCCCGCGAAATTGCCGCCGCCGCGGTGGACGAAGGCCTCCCGGCGTCTCGCGTCGTGTCCTGCGGCTGCAACGACGAGGCCGCCGCCGCGGTACTGGCGGAAGTCGAAGACGGCGACGTGGTACTCGTCAAGGGATCGCGCGGCATGCGAATGGAATCCGTCGTGGAATACCTGGAGAAGTCGCTCGGTCAGGGCGAAATGGAGTAA